One genomic segment of Aliarcobacter cibarius includes these proteins:
- a CDS encoding family 2A encapsulin nanocompartment shell protein, with the protein MAEGNKVVSLSAKAAYNLADVTKTSPVFDSLTPRWVTRLLDWKGLDTGIFRLNKVKEGDTPLDTLCSQKIHTKIPEGFVDYEQNPREYNLNSISTIINVNTKVSDLYSSPTEQIQEQLRLAIESLKERQESELFNNDDYGLLNNIDDSQRVQSRTGSPTPDDLDELISKVWKEPSFFLAHPKAIAAFGRECTRRGVPPATINLFGSSFLSWRGIPIIPTNKLFVDGLKEPKSKSGKTNILLVRTGFEKQGVVGLFQNNLPGEQSKGLSVRFRGIDNNGVGSYLLSLYCSAVILSKDAIAVLEDVDVGNYYDYAQ; encoded by the coding sequence ATGGCAGAAGGAAATAAAGTAGTAAGTTTAAGTGCTAAAGCAGCTTATAATTTAGCAGATGTTACAAAAACATCTCCAGTATTCGATTCACTAACTCCTAGATGGGTTACAAGATTATTAGATTGGAAAGGTCTAGATACAGGTATTTTTAGATTAAATAAGGTAAAAGAAGGTGATACTCCTCTTGATACTTTATGTTCTCAAAAAATACATACAAAAATTCCAGAAGGTTTTGTTGATTATGAACAAAATCCAAGAGAGTATAATTTAAACTCAATTTCAACAATTATAAATGTAAATACAAAAGTATCTGATTTATATAGTTCTCCAACAGAGCAAATTCAAGAGCAATTAAGACTTGCAATTGAAAGTTTAAAAGAGAGACAAGAGAGTGAATTATTTAATAATGACGATTATGGATTATTAAATAATATTGATGATTCTCAAAGAGTTCAAAGTAGAACAGGAAGTCCAACTCCAGATGATTTAGATGAATTAATCTCAAAAGTTTGGAAAGAACCATCATTTTTCTTAGCACATCCAAAAGCAATTGCAGCGTTTGGAAGAGAGTGTACTAGAAGAGGAGTTCCACCTGCAACTATAAATTTATTTGGAAGTTCATTTTTAAGTTGGAGAGGAATTCCAATAATTCCTACAAATAAACTTTTTGTAGATGGATTAAAAGAACCAAAATCAAAATCTGGAAAAACAAATATTTTACTAGTAAGAACAGGATTTGAAAAGCAAGGTGTTGTTGGACTTTTCCAAAATAATCTTCCAGGTGAGCAATCAAAAGGTTTATCTGTAAGATTTAGAGGAATTGATAATAATGGAGTTGGTTCATATTTATTATCACTATATTGTTCAGCAGTTATATTATCAAAAGATGCAATAGCAGTATTAGAAGACGTAGATGTAGGAAACTACTATGATTACGCACAATAA